The sequence GTTAGGATAATAATGCTCTAAAATTTGCCTATAATTAAAGTTATCGGCAGCCATACCGGCAGCGCCCGATTGGTCCATGCCTACACCGTGCCCCCAGCCGGCTTGGTAATAAATAAAATATTCGGGGTTGCCGTCGGCATCAAATTTAATGTTGGTGGTAAACAAATTGGTGCGCAGGCCGCCCACGCGGCTGCGTATGGCATCACTGCTGGTAATAGTTACATTACGGTTTGTGCCTAAGGCCTCCACATTCACCACCCGGCCCGAAACACCGCGCCGGTTAATCGATAACCCGGTAATATCCCCCACGCCGGCATTATTGTTGCGGGCCACCCGTAAAGCCACCTCTTCGGCCCGGGTAAACACTACACTGCGGTAGCTGGCGGCGTGATGAAAACCCGGCCAGCTGCTATGAGTAAGCGGCCTGCTTTCTATCCAGCTATGTAATTGGTGCAGCGGCATAAAGTTATCGCGTGTTTCTAAATGTAAATCGGCTACCGCTACATGGCGGCCTACGGTGCCGCGCCCCGTCCACACTATCGTTTCTACTTCGGTATAGCCGGCATTGTTGGCGCTGTAGTAGGCGCGCAAAAAGGTGTTAGCCTCGCTATCAAAGAGGATTTGGCCAAAGGTTTCGTTTACCGCTCTGGTGGTATTAATATGTTCGCCGTTTACACCGGTATAAGCTTGACTAGCCACCGTACCGAGTAAATCGAACCCACGAGCCCGAAAATTGCCCAGCTGCATAACCGAAAGCGCATAAGTACGGGCCGCTACAGCCTGCGCCTTAAGGCTTTCCAGCGGCCAGCTGGCCGGCATTTCGCTGGGCACAACGGAGTAAAGATATTCCTCTAACCCTACAATATTAACTAAAGTTATCCCATTGGGCCGATTGATAAACTCGAAAGCCCCTCTGTAATTACGGTCGACACTGGCGGTAAAAAACTGGCCGCTGGCGTTAATAATATCAAACACGGCGGTGGTATAACGTTCATCGTTGTAGCTAAAGCTGATATTGGCGTTGGCACGGCCGCTAAACAACGTACGGTCGTTTACATCGCTCACCGTTATAATGTTACGGCTGCGGCGCACAAATAAAATATCGCCGGCATTGCCGTTAAAGCTGCGGGTACCATCACGCAAAGTATAATCGCCGCCGGCCTTTAAACTTAAGCCGTTGCTATTTTCTACCACCCCTACTCTTACATTGATGGTGCTAACTTCCGGCGGAAACACCGTCATCAGCGGCGGGTTAGCGTGCTCTTTACGCGCTAACCTTTGCGCCTGCTGAGCCGCCATATCGGGTGGGTAGGCCTGCACAAGGCGGTTAATATTTTGCTGCAAACGCCTATCTTCGGCTAAAGTATTACGGGCACGCAC comes from Spirochaetaceae bacterium and encodes:
- a CDS encoding SpoIID/LytB domain-containing protein; translated protein: MKKLLIISFLWVASLRAQSPLQLPQGHESFEGLFQHGVNLYYSGNSNGAIEVYRTIIQLAPNFEAAYLELAALYNEQGRGHEAQALYRELYNINNNFSHRRLLFIQSVLVHDFATARSLWQTRGADDWVWFFYGLMLRDEGRYREAISAFDRALALNSQLPAAHYFKGLIHNELQQYALAVTAFTTALRLDANFTGALYPLAVAYEGQGRPQMAINTLVRARNTLAEDRRLQQNINRLVQAYPPDMAAQQAQRLARKEHANPPLMTVFPPEVSTINVRVGVVENSNGLSLKAGGDYTLRDGTRSFNGNAGDILFVRRSRNIITVSDVNDRTLFSGRANANISFSYNDERYTTAVFDIINASGQFFTASVDRNYRGAFEFINRPNGITLVNIVGLEEYLYSVVPSEMPASWPLESLKAQAVAARTYALSVMQLGNFRARGFDLLGTVASQAYTGVNGEHINTTRAVNETFGQILFDSEANTFLRAYYSANNAGYTEVETIVWTGRGTVGRHVAVADLHLETRDNFMPLHQLHSWIESRPLTHSSWPGFHHAASYRSVVFTRAEEVALRVARNNNAGVGDITGLSINRRGVSGRVVNVEALGTNRNVTITSSDAIRSRVGGLRTNLFTTNIKFDADGNPEYFIYYQAGWGHGVGMDQSGAAGMAADNFNYRQILEHYYPNGTVQRHN